CGGCTTCACCGACGACAACCTCGGCCCGCAATCCGCCGAAGCCATCCGCGAGGTGTTTGCGCGGGTCCGCAAGGCCTTCCCGGATGCGGAGGTGAAGGCCTCGTCGCTCGACGCCTTCGCCGAGGCCCTCGGGCGCCACCGCGCCTCGCTCCCCGTGCTGACGCAGGAGATCGGCGACACCTGGATCCACGGAGCCGGCACCGACCCCGTGAAGGTGACCCGGTACCGGGCGCTCTCGCGGCTGCGGCGGTCCTGGGAGGCGCAGGGGGAGGCCGTGCCGGAACGCTTTTCGAAACACCTGCTCTGCGTACCCGAGCATACCTGGGGGCTCGATGAAAAGACGCATCTGAATGACTACGCGAACTACAGCCGGCTCCGGTTCGACGCGGCGCGGGCGTCCGCGCCGTTCCAGATGATGGAAGCGAGCTGGATGGAACAGCGCCGGTATGTCGAAGACGCGGCGCGTGCGCTGGACGGGACCCCGCTGGCCGCCGCGGCGCGCGCAGCGCTCGACGCCAGCGTACCGCGCCCGGTCGACCCCGAAGGCTGGTCGCCGTTGCCGGCCCAACCGCTCGAGACGGCGCATTTCGGGGTGGATTTCGATCGGGCGTCCGGCACGCTCGTCGAACTCGTCGAGCGAGCCACCGGGATCGTCTGGGCCGGGCCGCTCGGACGGATCCGCTACCAGACCTTCTCGGAGGCCGACTACGATCGGTTCATGGACGAATACCTGGCCAGCCGGCCGACGTGGGGTATCCTGGATAACTCGAAGCCGGGCATCGGGGCGGAAGGCGCGGTGAGCGCCATGACCGCACCGTCGCTCGAGCGGGCCCGGTGGCGGCGCACGCCGGCCGGCGTCGAGGTGCTGGTCGAGACCGCGGCGGCGGGCGATGCCGTCGAGCGGTTCGGCTGCCCGAAGCGGTTCGTGCTCCACTGGACGTTTCCGGACGCCGCCCCGCGTGCCGAACTCACGCTCACCTGGCGCGACAAGCCGGCCTGCCGCCTGCCGGAAGCCCTCTGGCTCGGGTTTTCGCCGACCGGGCTCGACCCGCAAGGATGGGAAATGGACAAGATGGGGCGGCGCGTCAATCCGCTGGATGTGGTGAGCAAGGGCAACCGGACCCTGCACGCCGTCGATTCGGGCCTGTATTATCGGGATGCCCGCAGCGCGCTGCAGCTGACGACCCTCGATGCACCGCTCGTGACGCCGGGGGAGCCGGCCATGCTGCGCTTCACGGACCGGCAGCCGGACCTCGGCGCCGGCTGGCACATCAACCTGTTCAACAACCTCTGGGGCACCAACTTTCCGATGTGGTTCGGGGAGGACGCGCAGTTCCGCTTCGTCCTCGACGTCGGCGCCGGGCCAACGACGTGATGAGCGGGTTGCCGGATGAACGCGCCCACGACGCGGCATGATTTGCCGGCCGGCGTTCGCTGTTTCGCCGAAGAGGCAGGCGCTGCACGGCGCCGGCGTGCCCGCATGGGAATGGTCAATTCTTTGCAGCTGGGGCCGATCTACGATCCGGTGCAAACCGCATGTTCATCTCAGTCCCCATTGGATATGGCCATTACCTGCGAAACAACCATCCCGATAGAAGAAGCGGTCGTCCTGGAACGCCGCGTACCCGCTTCGATGCTGAACCAGGCGCGCAAAGGGTACTACGCGCGTAAAAGTCCGTACCCCGTGGAGTCGCTGGTAGGGGCGTTTCAGGGGGAGCGGTTCATCACCCGGCAGTCGCGCATCGTGACGATGGGCAGCTGTTTCGCGCAGGAGCTGGCCCGGTGGCTGGATCAGCACGGATACAGCCGGCTTCCGCACCACTGGGGGGTCATCTACAACCCTGCCAGCATGCGTCAGATCGTGCAGTACTCGACGGAGCCGGAGACGTGGCAGCCGGCCGAGCCTTTCTGGACGGATGCCTCGAACGTCTACGATCCATACCGTAAATCGGATGACCACGCCGGCGCCTACCGGCTGGGCGCCAGCGTCGAGGAAGCGATGCAGCGGCTGGAGGCGCATCGGCGCGCGAGCCGCGATACCCTCATGCGCGCCGACGTGTGCGTGCTGACCCTCGGGCTCACCGAACTGTGGCGGCATCGCGCCGACCAGGCGGCGTTTTTCGCGATCCCGGCCCCGGCGTTCTTTTCGGAAGAGCGCCACGAGTTTCATACGCTCACGTTTTCCGAAGTACGCGGGCACCTGGATTATATCGTGAGCCGGCTCCGGATGCTGAATCCGAACGTGCGCATCCTCTTTTCCGTCTCGCCCATCCCGCTCTCGATCAGCTTCAGGGAAAAGCTCGGACCGTACGTGGCGACGCAGGAGTCGAAGTCGGTGCTCCACGCCGCGGTCCTGGAGACGACCCAGATGTACGAGGGGGTGCACTACATGCCGTCCTACGAAATCGCGACAGGAAACCGGGCGGCGTATTTTCTTCCGGATGGCCGGCATGTCAACGCCGCGTGCGTCTCAACCATCATGCAGGCGTTCGAGTCGCTGTACGTGATGGGTTCCGGCGCTTGATCGTTCGCGGCCCGGACCGCATATTAGGATGCCTGTCCGTCCACGCATCCCAACCCTGCCGTCCATGCCGCCCCCCGCCAGCCTGCGCGCCGCCACCGTCCAGTTCGAACATGCTCCGGGCGACAAGCGCTACAACCTCGGCGTCGTAGCCCGTTTTTGCGCCGAAGCCGAAGCCGCCGGCGCCGCCCTCGTCGTCTTTCCCGAGATGTGCGTCACCGGCTACTGGCACGTGCATACGCTGGATCGCGACGCCATCGCCGATCTCGCGGAGCCGGTGCCGGACGGGCCGTCGACGCAGGCGCTGCTCGACCTGGCGCGGCGTCACCGCCTCATCGTCGGCGCCGGCCTGATCGAGCGGGCCGAGGATGGCCGGATGTATAACGCCTACGTCGTTTGCATGCCGGATGGCCAGGTGCACACGCACCGCAAACTGCACACGTTCGTCAGTCCCCACCTCAGCAGCGGGGACCGTTACACGGTCTTCGATACCCCGCTCGGCGTGCGGCTCGGTGTCTTGATCTGCTGGGATAATAATCTCGTCGAAAACGTCCGCATCACGGCGCTGAAGGGCGCCACCGTGCTGCTGGCGCCGCACCAGACCGGCGGGACGGCCTCGCGAAGCCCGCATGGCATGCGCCGGATCGACCCGGCGCTCTGGCACAACCGGCACGCCGACCCCGCCGCCATCCAGGCCGCCCTGCGGGGCCCGAACGGGCGCGAATGGCTGATGCGCTGGCTGCCGGCACGGGCGCACGACAACGGCCTCTTCATCCTGTTCAGCAACGGCGTGGGCATCGACGGCGACGAAGTGCGCACGGGCGGGGCGATGATCATCGACTGCTACGGCCGGATCGTCGACGAGACCTCGGCAGCCGGCGATGCGATGGTCGTCGCCGACCTGGATCTCGGCCTGACGCCGCTGTCCACCGGCCAGCGCTGGATCCGGGGCCGGCGACCGGAGCTGTATGCCGACCTCGTCACGCCCTCGGGCCGTGAAATGGACCCTCTGGAGGCGCGGTTCTCTGAAAAACCCGTTGCCTGAGCGCGGATGTGGGGTCGCTCGCTCCCGTCGGATCGGCCGAAGAAGCAGAATCCCCGATCAAACACACGGTTTTTCGGCAAAACATCCTGCATCCCGTATCCCGTATCCATCATCCTGCATCCCGTATCCATAGATCGCCTCCCTATCGCGCGAAACGACACGCAGTAAGATCAGATAAGCACATGCAACGGTACACCACGGCCCGATTATTCCGGGCGCTCGCAGGGATGGGCGGTCTGGTTCTGATCCTGATGGGGATGCCCCGCGAGGCCCCGGCGCAGGGACGTCCGAACATCCTGATCGCGATCAGCGACGATCAGTCGTACCCCCACGCCTCGGCCTACGGAAGCACGATGGTGCGAACGCCGGGGTTCGACCGGGTGGCGGCCGCCGGCGTGCTGTTCGACCGGGCCTTCGTGGCCTCGCCCGGGTGCAGCCCGTCCCGCGCGGCGCTGTTGACGGGCCGGTATCCCTGGGAGCTGCGCGAGGCAGGCACGCACGCCAGTTCGTTCCCGGCCGATCTCGTCGTCTTTCCGGATCTGCTCGAGGCCGCGGGTTATCGGGTGGGGCTACGGGAAAGGGGTGGGGGCCC
This portion of the Rhodothermales bacterium genome encodes:
- a CDS encoding DUF5054 domain-containing protein, whose protein sequence is MPTVHLIFKTHFDFGFTDFAAAVQRQYFEVFIPDVMRTARRLRDEGGPDRLVWTTGSWLIDQYLETGDAGQRRAMEAAIEAGDIVWHGLPFTFHSELADASLFRYGLSLARRLDERFGRRTIAAKMTDVPGHTRAIVPLLAEAGIEFLHIGVNEAATPPDVPPAFVWRAYGADVTVMYQHAYGATAHISGMDDALSFGFTDDNLGPQSAEAIREVFARVRKAFPDAEVKASSLDAFAEALGRHRASLPVLTQEIGDTWIHGAGTDPVKVTRYRALSRLRRSWEAQGEAVPERFSKHLLCVPEHTWGLDEKTHLNDYANYSRLRFDAARASAPFQMMEASWMEQRRYVEDAARALDGTPLAAAARAALDASVPRPVDPEGWSPLPAQPLETAHFGVDFDRASGTLVELVERATGIVWAGPLGRIRYQTFSEADYDRFMDEYLASRPTWGILDNSKPGIGAEGAVSAMTAPSLERARWRRTPAGVEVLVETAAAGDAVERFGCPKRFVLHWTFPDAAPRAELTLTWRDKPACRLPEALWLGFSPTGLDPQGWEMDKMGRRVNPLDVVSKGNRTLHAVDSGLYYRDARSALQLTTLDAPLVTPGEPAMLRFTDRQPDLGAGWHINLFNNLWGTNFPMWFGEDAQFRFVLDVGAGPTT
- a CDS encoding GSCFA domain-containing protein yields the protein MAITCETTIPIEEAVVLERRVPASMLNQARKGYYARKSPYPVESLVGAFQGERFITRQSRIVTMGSCFAQELARWLDQHGYSRLPHHWGVIYNPASMRQIVQYSTEPETWQPAEPFWTDASNVYDPYRKSDDHAGAYRLGASVEEAMQRLEAHRRASRDTLMRADVCVLTLGLTELWRHRADQAAFFAIPAPAFFSEERHEFHTLTFSEVRGHLDYIVSRLRMLNPNVRILFSVSPIPLSISFREKLGPYVATQESKSVLHAAVLETTQMYEGVHYMPSYEIATGNRAAYFLPDGRHVNAACVSTIMQAFESLYVMGSGA
- a CDS encoding nitrilase family protein, which codes for MPPPASLRAATVQFEHAPGDKRYNLGVVARFCAEAEAAGAALVVFPEMCVTGYWHVHTLDRDAIADLAEPVPDGPSTQALLDLARRHRLIVGAGLIERAEDGRMYNAYVVCMPDGQVHTHRKLHTFVSPHLSSGDRYTVFDTPLGVRLGVLICWDNNLVENVRITALKGATVLLAPHQTGGTASRSPHGMRRIDPALWHNRHADPAAIQAALRGPNGREWLMRWLPARAHDNGLFILFSNGVGIDGDEVRTGGAMIIDCYGRIVDETSAAGDAMVVADLDLGLTPLSTGQRWIRGRRPELYADLVTPSGREMDPLEARFSEKPVA